In Zingiber officinale cultivar Zhangliang chromosome 1A, Zo_v1.1, whole genome shotgun sequence, the DNA window TTAATCATAAAATTAATTGACGGAAGAGCTGGAATCAATGTGTCACTATATTTAATTGCTATGAAATCCTAAATTATACCACTAAGACTCTAACTGCTACCATTTAAACTTATCTtgttaataatattttcattataatagttataaaattataactaCTATACTGCACACTTATCCTATCAATATACTTGACCgatcaattcaaaatttaatgCGAATGATAGAAGATAATATTATAAACAGTAAAGGGCATTTATGTAATTTTATAATAAGAGCCAATGGAGCAGAATGTACTTTTGATTAACAAAGAAAAAAAGGAGCACACATATTTGAAGGAAAAACACTCTTTTCATTTTTACCCAATTTATAATACAATGTTAAATTTAATCATATCATTTTGATTTTTACCCAATTTATAACACTGTTAAATTTAATCATATCATTAAAATACATGAGCGATGCATGCCTGACTATGAATGTGTATATAGATATACATTGGGCAATCGAATTAAGTAGAATAGGAATAAGGATCCTTCGGAGAATAAATAAAACTTGATGCTTTGTTATGAAAGTTCAGAATATCTAGAAAATTATGATTAAGGAATAAACAATTTTGCAAAAATTGATGGTACACTTTAATTTATAAACAAACATAGAGATCATGTGGAAAGAAAGTTGGTATAATGTCAGTATCCGTTTTAGGTTAACTAATTTGCAAGATTACTAACCACAAAATGCTACTTGTTAGTTGTTAAAGTAGATTATGTACAAATTGGATACTGTTACACCTGTGTGCTCCTGGCAGATCAAAGTTTACAGTTCATAGGAAACTTTGTGGCATACTTTCATAGTTATTCAAATTGCAAACGAAGTATTATTACCTCCTTAATTTTACTACTGATCAAGTCTGGAATTGTTCATGGAGGACTTTCATCCTGTAGGAATAGACCCTGCAGGGAACAATGGTGCTCGCCATCCTGAAGCCCGGAGTCACTGTGAACCCGACAACATGCTTCATCCCTCTGTTGGAAACAAGGCCACCCACCACGTCTTCCATGTACTCCCTCGTGAATTCCTGCCCATTCTTGGCATAAAACATCTCGGCCTTTGGAACGAAGGAGTTGGCCATCACCTGAAGCGCCCAAGCCCATCTAGACATCGCAACAAATGCCTGGTAAAATGGAGTTCTCGGATGCCGGCCACTCAGTACAAACGACCTCTGATCGAGATTGCCGAAGAATGAATCCTCCATCTTGGATGGCACAGCTAATGCATATTTAGAACGGCAAAATCTTCCAAACTGAGAATCCGGATCTGCTATTAGATAATCGAAAGGATCTTGAGAATTCATCACGCCGTCTAATTGATCCAGTGAGAATCTTTCATCCTCTAGAGGAGCAGGATCGAGCATTACTTGAGACAGATATGCCTCGAACGCATACTTCTTGTGTGACCTTTCGGCAAAGGCGACGGAGCTGTAGAGTGACCTCGCAGCAAGATCGAGATCCCACCCAGAAGCTTTCATCAAGCTAATGAGTGGCTTGGCAAACTCATGGATAGATTTTGCTGCGAGATTGAAGACGTTCAAGAACAGAGCCGGTGACATTTCCTGATTCAGATGAAAAATCTTTTTCGGCAAGAGCTTCTGCTTAACTGCCTTTTCCAGCGCTGCATTTTCTGCATCGAGCTTTTCGTTTTCACACCTCAATCGGCGCATTTCCAAGTCTTTGATGCGCAATTTTGATCGAAGCTGTGCCAGTAGATCCTCGTGTCGGTGAATCTCCAACGACAGAGAAGACCGAGACCTGTAAGTTTCCTCGAGATCAGATAGTGCCTGGAGCACAGAGACCACGACTTCATCAGCAAGTTTTATCTTCTTCGGTGTGTAAGGGAGGTGTGCTTGCTGTAGTTGCACGTACGCATACTTAAGAGCAGTAATGGCGTCAAATAGCTTGTGCGTCATCTGAGGCTTGTTATCGTCGGAGCCATCGACAGCTTCGTTACTTGAGGAGTGGTTGTTAGGGTTCCGGAACTCCTTGGCGGACGCTGACACGGCCACTGACCTCCTCTTGCACAGCCTGGAGAACGGAAAGATGGACATGGAGGAATTCATGCTTGTTCTCGGTGGTTCAGGATCCATGGTTTGTCGATCGGAACTTTTGCTCGACGCTCAGAGGCATCAAAGATCAATCTGATGATTCGCACTCCAAAAACCAAATCAAAACCAATCCTTTACGACTCTAGACTTCAAACTACAAAGTAAGGATCACAACTCGAAACTGAACAAAATAAATTAAGATTCTCTTAAGAAAGGAGCAGAGATCAAAAGATTCGGCAGACGTACAAAATGGAGAAAGGGCTTCGTTCTAGCAAAGGCGGTCGAGCGCCTCCCCTCTCGCACACGAGCAGAGCAGGAGCACAAGACGATTCGCCACTCGCTAGGCGCAAGACGAAGAGAGAAAACAGGGCTTAGGGTTTCGGTCGATCGGGAGAGTGGCAGAGACGTGGggacaaaaaacaaaaaacaaaaaaaagagtAGATTGCGAGTCGGTCTGCTTGGTCGTGGCTCGTTGCAGCGCCATGGCTTTTCCCGAGGACATGGACAGAGCAGCGCTGGTACCCAAGGC includes these proteins:
- the LOC122017909 gene encoding protein GRAVITROPIC IN THE LIGHT 1-like, with the translated sequence MDPEPPRTSMNSSMSIFPFSRLCKRRSVAVSASAKEFRNPNNHSSSNEAVDGSDDNKPQMTHKLFDAITALKYAYVQLQQAHLPYTPKKIKLADEVVVSVLQALSDLEETYRSRSSLSLEIHRHEDLLAQLRSKLRIKDLEMRRLRCENEKLDAENAALEKAVKQKLLPKKIFHLNQEMSPALFLNVFNLAAKSIHEFAKPLISLMKASGWDLDLAARSLYSSVAFAERSHKKYAFEAYLSQVMLDPAPLEDERFSLDQLDGVMNSQDPFDYLIADPDSQFGRFCRSKYALAVPSKMEDSFFGNLDQRSFVLSGRHPRTPFYQAFVAMSRWAWALQVMANSFVPKAEMFYAKNGQEFTREYMEDVVGGLVSNRGMKHVVGFTVTPGFRMASTIVPCRVYSYRMKVLHEQFQT